One window of the Salvia miltiorrhiza cultivar Shanhuang (shh) chromosome 6, IMPLAD_Smil_shh, whole genome shotgun sequence genome contains the following:
- the LOC130989624 gene encoding pentatricopeptide repeat-containing protein At3g29230: MQIPLPARAPTLLSRRRLFEQKLSDLHKCTDLSELKQLHALIYKSNLHGDLFVAPKLISAFSLCREMGLALTVFDQVPNPNAHLCNTLIKAYVRNSDPEKAFEIFYRMQASGITPDNYTYLFLLKAHSGLKFVKVIHAYVEKWNLYSDLFMPNSLIDAYSKYGLTGVEAAKSLFDGMEERDLVTYNSMISGLVKAGQLKEAQKLFDEMPHRDRVSWNAILDGYVKAGEMITAFEVFEKMPSRDVVSWSTVISGYAKMGDIEMAKVLFDKMPEKNLVTWTIMISGCAEKGLVREALALYDQLERENIEPDDTTFVSILCASAQSGMLSLGKKIHNTIIKSRYRCCTVISNALIDMYCKCGSLNRAWRCFNEMERKDLVSWNTMIHGLAMHGHGKKALHLFDRMKVERFAPDNVTFVGVLSACNHSGLVEDGIRYFYSMESGYNVAPQIEHYGCMIDLLGRGGRLNEALRLLNCMPFEPNVVIWCSLLGACRMHNALQLAEEVLEELVKLDPANAERYSVLSNVYAAGGDWGSAADARLRMWKTASKTPPGASSIELDGEFHEFTVMDTSHPKSESIYQTVNGLTQHLRKVALAPT; this comes from the coding sequence ATGCAGATTCCGTTGCCGGCTCGAGCTCCGACGCTGCTGTCGCGGCGGAGGCTCTTCGAGCAGAAGCTCTCGGACCTCCACAAATGCACCGACCTCAGCGAGCTCAAACAGCTCCACGCGCTCATATACAAATCCAATCTTCACGGAGACCTCTTCGTCGCGCCCAAACTCATCTCCGCCTTCTCCCTGTGCCGCGAAATGGGGCTAGCCCTCACCGTATTCGATCAAGTTCCCAACCCTAATGCACATCTCTGCAACACCTTGATTAAGGCGTATGTTCGGAATTCCGACCCCGAGAAGGCGTTTGAAATTTTCTACAGAATGCAAGCTTCGGGAATCACTCCGGATAACTACACCTATCTTTTCCTTCTCAAGGCTCACTCCGGGTTGAAATTCGTCAAAGTAATCCACGCCTATGTGGAAAAATGGAATCTTTACTCGGATTTGTTCATGCCCAATTCGTTGATCGACGCGTACTCCAAGTACGGATTGACGGGCGTTGAGGCCGCGAAATCCCTATTTGATGGGATGGAGGAGCGGGATTTGGTTACATATAACTCGATGATAAGTGGGCTGGTGAAGGCGGGCCAGTTGAAGGAGGCGCAGAAActgttcgacgaaatgcctCACAGAGACAGAGTAAGCTGGAACGCTATTCTTGATGGGTATGTCAAGGCTGGGGAAATGATCACTGCGTTTGAGGTCTTCGAGAAGATGCCGTCAAGGGATGTTGTGTCGTGGTCTACTGTGATCTCCGGTTATGCTAAAATGGGCGACATTGAGATGGCTAAGGTTCTGTTTGACAAAATGCCGGAAAAAAACTTGGTTACTTGGACTATAATGATATCTGGATGTGCAGAGAAGGGGCTCGTGAGGGAAGCTCTCGCCCTCTACGATCAACTCGAGAGAGAGAATATCGAGCCAGACGACACCACATTCGTCAGTATCTTATGCGCGAGTGCTCAATCCGGGATGCTGAGTTTAGGGAAGAAAATCCACAACACAATCATCAAAAGCCGCTACAGATGCTGCACCGTGATAAGCAATGCTTTGATCGACATGTATTGCAAGTGTGGGAGCTTGAACAGGGCGTGGCGATGCTTCAACGAGATGGAGAGGAAGGATCTTGTTTCTTGGAACACGATGATCCATGGCCTGGCCATGCACGGCCATGGCAAGAAGGCGCTTCATCTCTTCGATAGGATGAAGGTGGAGAGGTTTGCACCGGACAATGTGACCTTCGTGGGCGTCCTCTCTGCTTGCAACCATTCTGGCTTGGTCGAGGATGGGATCCGTTACTTCTACAGCATGGAGAGCGGCTACAACGTTGCCCCTCAGATCGAGCATTATGGCTGCATGATCGACCTCTTGGGGCGTGGGGGGCGCCTCAACGAGGCGCTGAGGCTTCTGAACTGCATGCCTTTTGAGCCAAATGTGGTTATCTGGTGCTCCCTTTTAGGGGCTTGCCGAATGCATAATGCCCTGCAGTTGGCAGAGGAGGTGCTTGAGGAGTTGGTGAAGCTGGATCCGGCGAATGCAGAGAGGTACTCCGTGCTGTCGAATGTGTACGCCGCTGGTGGAGATTGGGGGAGTGCCGCGGATGCAAGGCTGCGGATGTGGAAGACGGCCAGCAAGACGCCCCCCGGGGCTAGCTCGATAGAGTTGGATGGGGAGTTTCATGAATTCACAGTGATGGATACTAGTCATCCTAAATCAGAAAGTATTTACCAGACTGTAAATGGGCTAACTCAGCATCTTAGAAAAGTTGCTCTTGCTCCAACTTAG
- the LOC130989646 gene encoding uncharacterized protein LOC130989646, producing the protein MELLSPIRARISTFKTLETRKFGAPFSVACCASGPAQDEEGPFVSSDWRAFRAALVARQRAPLSSAAGPPITIGDKWAHTIYEPERGCLLIATEKLDGVHIFERTVILLLSTGPVGPTGLILNRPSLMSIKEMRWSAVDASGPFSEKALFFGGPLEEGLFLVSPRGGGGGGVERSGVVEKVMEGVYYGTKESAGCAAEMVKRSVVEAEEFRFFHGYCAWEGEQLRDEIRAGYWTVAACSPAVIQQTSVGGVGLWGEILGLMGPKKVW; encoded by the exons ATGGAGCTTCTTTCTCCAATCAGAGCCAGGATTTCCACATTCAAAACGCTTGAAACTAGAAAGTTTGGTGCTCCATTTTCCGTAGCAT gttGTGCGTCAGGTCCAGCGCAAGACGAAGAAGGTCCATTTGTGAGCTCCGACTGGCGGGCCTTCCGGGCCGCACTGGTGGCCCGACAACGAGCTCCGCTCTCCTCCGCCGCCGGGCCGCCAATCACGATCGGGGACAAATGGGCCCACACCATCTACGAGCCCGAGCGGGGGTGCTTGCTGATCGCGACGGAGAAGCTGGACGGGGTCCACATCTTCGAGCGGACGGTGATCCTATTGCTGTCGACGGGCCCGGTGGGCCCGACGGGCCTGATACTGAACCGGCCGTCGCTGATGTCGATCAAGGAGATGAGGTGGTCGGCGGTGGACGCGTCGGGCCCGTTCTCGGAGAAGGCGCTGTTCTTCGGGGGCCCGCTGGAGGAGGGCCTGTTCCTGGTGAGCCCGCgagggggcggcggcggcggcgtggaGAGGAGCGGCGTGGTGGAGAAGGTGATGGAGGGGGTGTACTACGGCACCAAGGAGAGCGCGGGGTGCGCGGCGGAGATGGTGAAGAGGAGCGTGGTTGAGGCGGAGGAGTTCAGGTTCTTCCACGGCTACTGCGCGTGGGAGGGGGAGCAGCTCAGGGATGAGATTCGGGCCGGCTATTGGACCGTTGCGGCCTGCAGCCCGGCCGTCATTCAGCAGACTAGCGTCGGGGGTGTCGGGCTTTGGGGGGAGATTTTGGGCCTCATGGGCCCGAAGAAAGTTTGGTGA
- the LOC130990971 gene encoding uncharacterized protein LOC130990971: protein MEVFALISMCATAKEAWDVLMSTYEGNSKVKKQRLQQLATRFEELKMDENETISIFHGKILAIADESFSLGEKISEEKLVRKVMRALPERFDYKIAAIDEARDVSDMKLEELIGSLRTFEMNLRSEKTGKGKSIVFVADFGNSKKNSTEFDSDDLVESFATFTKIFGKAFNKFKKKNGGNKGFQNAKNFHPSQSKNERGLEYRSGIQCHECHGYGHIKAECANTSKKQNKSFNASQSDDETDDSGSDSEDEPIALLSSTDLSKKEEIEDDPLKLETDSDTEEKTVAYAAKVEEVSAKVSLDVATMEETESDNEELDESYLEKNYEMIYKKCLAVLELNKSLSMQLNDVSRERDNYKGMYEMQKTELDILKQTMESKMGELEHQQKLVKMMNSGTNKLDEILDNGQCSGNKAGLGFQGKGWVPKNDGVKSNDIPTKEANRPPPQNTHRPATYRNLPPKKNHNRAFIPTCHYCGRRGHIRPRCRFFLRDIKINMRNSQNHRPRMNRSYVAQNSLGYEFQHSWHLDSGCSNHMTGDAKYLEDIHAVADEEVTFGDGVLAKVIGKGTLNVPGMLKLKNVMLVNGLKANLISISRLCDIKMSVSFDKDKCIVKNGETMFITGKRSSDNCYIVSTNNSHFKAYTDPTESWHQRLGLCIL, encoded by the coding sequence ATGGAGGTGTTTGCTCTTATATCCATGTGTGCTACCGCAAAAGAGGCGTGGGATGTGCTGATGAGTACGTATGAAGGAAATTCTAAAGTCAAGAAACAACGTCTTCAACAATTAGCCACCAGATTTGAAGAGTTAAAGATGGACGAGAACGAGACAATCAGTATTTTTCATGGCAAAATCCTTGCTATTGCCGACGAGAGTTTCTCACTTGGTGAGAAAATTTCTGAAGAGAAACTGGTGAGAAAGGTGATGCGCGCTTTACCAGAGAGATTCGATTACAAAATTGCTGCTATTGATGAAGCTAGAGATGTGTCTGATATGAAGCTGGAAGAACTCATTGGATCGTTGAGGACGTTTGAGATGAATCTGAGATCTGAGAAAACTGGGAAAGGGAAGAGTATTGTCTTTGTTGCTGATTTCGGGAATAGCAAAAAGAATTCTACAGAATTTGACTCTGATGACTTGGTTGAATCGTTTGCTACATTCACCAAGATTTTTGGTAAAGCCTTCAACAAATTCAAGAAGAAGAATGGCGGCAACAAGGGATTTCAGAATGCCAAGAATTTTCATCCTTCTCAAAGTAAGAATGAACGTGGATTAGAATACAGATCAGGAATTCAATGCCACGAATGTCATGGGTATGGTCATATTAAAGCCGAGTGTGCCAACACATCAAAGAAGCAGAATAAATCCTTCAATGCTTCTCAAAGTGATGATGAAACGGATGACAGTGGGAGCGATTCAGAGGATGAACCGATTGCTCTTCTAAGCTCTACTGATCTTTCTAAGAAGGAGGAGATTGAGGATGATCCTTTGAAACTTGAGACTGATTCTGACACTGAAGAGAAAACTGTTGCTTATGCTGCGAAAGTGGAGGAAGTTTCTGCCAAAGTCTCTCTGGACGTTGCTACTATGGAAGAGACTGAAAGTGACAATGAGGAACTTGATGAAAGCTACCTGGAGAAAAATTATGAGATGATTTATAAGAAATGTTTGGCGGTGCTGGAATTAAACAAGTCTCTATCAATGCAACTTAATGATGTTTCTAGAGAACGCGATAATTATAAGGGGATGTATGAGATGCAAAAGACAGAACTTGACATTCTTAAGCAGACCATGGAATCGAAGATGGGAGAATTGGAACATCAACAGAAGCTGGTTAAGATGATGAATTCAGGAACAAACAAGCTCGATGAAATTCTGGATAATGGACAATGTTCTGGAAACAAGGCAGGTTTGGGATTTCAAGGAAAAGGTTGGGTTCCTAAAAATGATGGTGTCAAAAGTAATGATATCCCAACCAAAGAAGCAAATCGTCCACCTCCTCAAAACACTCACAGGCCAGCGACTTATAGAAATCTGCCGCCTAAGAAGAATCATAATCGAGCCTTTATTCCTACATGTCACTATTGTGGAAGGCGCGGGCATATCAGACCTAGATGTCGTTTCTTTCTTCGTGACATCAAGATCAACATGAGAAACTCTCAAAACCATCGACCAAGGATGAACAGAAGCTATGTGGCTCAAAATTCATTGGGGTATGAATTTCAACACTCATGGCATCTGGATAGTGGTTGTTCTAATCATATGACAGGAGATGCAAAATATCTTGAAGATATTCATGCTGTGGCAGATGAAGAAGTCACTTTTGGAGATGGTGTTCTGGCGAAAGTTATTGGAAAAGGGACTTTAAATGTTCCAGGTATGCTGAAGCTTAAGAATGTTATGCTTGTCAATGGTTTAAAAGCTAATTTAATCAGCATTAGTCGGCTTTGTGATATTAAAATGAGTGTTAGCTTTGACAAGGATAAATGCATTGTGAAGAATGGTGAGACAATGTTTATAACTGGAAAGCGTTCAAGTGATAATTGTTATATTGTCTCAACTAACAACTCACACTTCAAGGCCTACACAGATCCTACAGAATCTTGGCATCAAAGACTTGGGCTCTGCATCTTATGA
- the LOC130989618 gene encoding uncharacterized protein LOC130989618 isoform X2, with amino-acid sequence MGTKIQSNPFLREYHSVIDLDASTSNATRSSYYENGKLQNGTNPDSIMSFDIEKVKQTILEHESVFRNQLGELHRLYGRQRELMNEIKRRGMNKDEVVEEKFRLSYLLSPFPTENAKRSWNPSHNTIFRGGTYNLGFQERFSKFPVAESTSEKRNHLAACDGDDKNSLCAVQASQHGANALTFGLYNRNGYPGDERIINPRNGVSDRLVLSRAEISGNSCSNLNLVTKDFFHGSLDIMNKEGSLSIRGLRNERSGKEHLSDDYAEKRRIDKHSSLGDLSSGKSVAFPQSLLVEPRKEFSNSTSLSRKKKKIFGVEISEGNDDALDSIPNMSSNLDRRAGTREENHRVPTSLIADSFMQNLGLHGANRNEGNNERSKAESKGEISSQEGLSCHSGTKGKWLDSDSKIDFKNVDNSNMAAEASKKSREMIPQRRILSDCERNQDNPKGSLPWFLRDSQVSTDLDNGARSSYFMNLDSLQSHSHKFFAKVEMPDGALLTSNQKKEVKGRDSSENLGMKDGVLDKGLNGYISDLRHCIDLNLSLDEEGAPSAPSLPSAIVKIATREIDLEAPAVLESEVDASPKELDSREIDVSQVNSGSPYKECDKIAAEAMIAISSSVEEKLVDDDSFSSLKWFAEVVSLEQGAAASVAMNQRRAGEVEESIPDGMDYFEFMTLKLEDSKEEHHQYEPFVLKAPSDDEAGAALTRRTRRGQSRRGRQRRDFQRDILPGLVTLSRLQVTEDFQAFEELLKAGGATLQSRPSHRGSTRNGRGRKRLATSPTVKTPCSTQAEQPVCQIEERSLAGWGKKTRRLPRQRCPNAFLSFPVKC; translated from the exons ATGGGAACAAAGATACAATCTAATCCGTTTCTGCGGGAATATCACTCTGTCATTGACCTTGATGCAAGCACAAGCAATGCAACGAGATCTTCGTATTATGAAAACGGGAAACTGCAGAATGGAACGAATCCAGACTCAATAATGTCTTTTGACATAGAGAAAGTGAAGCAGACGATTCTCGAGCATGAATCAGTTTTCAGAAACCAG CTCGGAGAACTGCACCGCCTTTATGGAAGGCAACGGGAGCTGATGAACGAGATCAAAAGGAGAGGAATGAACAAAGATGAAGTTGTGGAAGAAAAGTTTAGATTGAGCTATTTGCTCTCTCCCTTCCCTACTGAAAACGCGAAGAGATCATGGAATCCCTCACATAACACCATTTTTCGTGGTGGAACATATAACCTCGGATTTCAAGAAAGATTTTCTAAGTTTCCCGTTGCTGAGAGCACCTCTGAGAAAAGGAACCATCTGGCAGCATGTGATGGAGACGATAAAAACTCTCTTTGTGCTGTTCAGGCATCTCAACACGGTGCCAATGCCTTGACATTTGGTTTGTACAACAGAAACGGTTATCCAGGAGACGAAAGGATAATTAACCCAAGAAATGGAGTTTCTGATAGGCTCGTGCTGTCAAGGGCAGAAATATCTGGGAATTCATGTTCGAACCTCAATCTTGTCACGAAAGATTTCTTCCACGGTTCACTAGATATAATGAATAAGGAAGGCTCACTGAGTATTCGCGGATTGAGGAACGAGAGGAGCGGAAAAGAGCATCTGTCTGATGACTATGCTG AGAAAAGGAGAATCGACAAACATTCTTCATTGGGAGACCTCTCCTCTGGAAAGTCGGTGGCGTTTCCTCAATCCCTATTGGTTGAGCCACGAAAAGAATTTTCAAATAGCACATCACTCTCTcggaagaaaaagaagatattTGGAGTTGAAATTTCTGAAGGAAATGATGATGCACTTGATTCGATTCCTAACATGTCAAGTAATTTGGACCGAAGAGCTGGAACTCGTGAAGAGAATCACCGCGTTCCCACCTCGTTGATTGCTGATTCATTCATGCAAAACCTTGGTCTTCATGGAGCAAATCGGAATGAGGGCAACAATGAGAGATCAAAGGCAGAATCAAAAGGTGAAATATCGAGCCAGGAAGGATTGTCGTGTCATTCTGGTACGAAAGGGAAATGGTTGGATAGTGATTCCAAAATAGACTTCAAGAATGTGGATAACTCGAACATGGCTGCAGAAGCCTCTAAGAAGTCACGAGAGATGATTCCTCAACGTCGTATTCTTTCAGACTGTGAAAGAAACCAGGACAATCCTAAAGGATCATTGCCATGGTTTCTTAGAGATTCCCAAGTAAGTACTGACCTCGATAACGGGGCGAGGAGTTCCTATTTTATGAATCTTGACTCGTTGCAAAGCCATTCCCATAAGTTCTTCGCTAAAGTTGAGATGCCCGATGGTGCCTTGCTGACTTCAAATCAGAAGAAGGAAGTCAAGGGTCGTGATTCTAGTGAAAATCTTGGAATGAAAGATGGTGTTTTAGATAAAGGATTGAATGGCTACATATCTGATCTGAGGCATtgcatcgacttgaacttgtctTTGGACGAGGAGGGTGCTCCGTCTGCACCCTCTCTCCCGTCAGCTATCGTGAAAATAGCTACCAGGGAGATAGACTTGGAGGCTCCGGCAGTTCTTGAATCCGAAGTGGATGCATCTCCTAAAGAACTCGACTCAAGGGAAATAGACGTGTCACAAGTAAACTCCGGATCACCTTACAAAGAATGTGACAAAATTGCAGCAGAGGCCATGATTGCTATCTCATCATCTGTGGAAGAGAAACTGGTTGATGATGATTCCTTCTCTAGTCTAAAATGGTTTGCAGAAGTTGTTTCGTTGGAACAAGGTGCTGCTGCAAGCGTTGCAATGAATCAGAGGCGGGCCGGTGAGGTTGAAGAATCGATTCCTGATGGCATGGACTACTTCGAATTCATGACACTAAAGTTGGAAGACTCCAAGGAGGAGCACCATCAATACGAGCCATTCGTGTTGAAGGCTCCGAGTGATGATGAGGCCGGAGCTGCGCTGACCAGAAGGACTCGGAGAGGGCAGTCGAGAAGGGGGAGGCAACGGAGAGACTTCCAGAGGGACATCCTCCCCGGTCTAGTCACACTGTCGCGCCTTCAAGTGACGGAGGATTTTCAGGCGTTCGAGGAGTTGCTGAAGGCCGGAGGTGCTACCTTGCAGTCGAGGCCGTCGCACCGGGGATCCACGAGGAACGGGAGGGGGAGGAAGCGTTTGGCTACGTCTCCGACAGTGAAAACACCTTGCTCGACGCAAGCAGAGCAGCCGGTTTGTCAGATCG
- the LOC130989618 gene encoding uncharacterized protein LOC130989618 isoform X1 encodes MGTKIQSNPFLREYHSVIDLDASTSNATRSSYYENGKLQNGTNPDSIMSFDIEKVKQTILEHESVFRNQLGELHRLYGRQRELMNEIKRRGMNKDEVVEEKFRLSYLLSPFPTENAKRSWNPSHNTIFRGGTYNLGFQERFSKFPVAESTSEKRNHLAACDGDDKNSLCAVQASQHGANALTFGLYNRNGYPGDERIINPRNGVSDRLVLSRAEISGNSCSNLNLVTKDFFHGSLDIMNKEGSLSIRGLRNERSGKEHLSDDYAVNSPEKRRIDKHSSLGDLSSGKSVAFPQSLLVEPRKEFSNSTSLSRKKKKIFGVEISEGNDDALDSIPNMSSNLDRRAGTREENHRVPTSLIADSFMQNLGLHGANRNEGNNERSKAESKGEISSQEGLSCHSGTKGKWLDSDSKIDFKNVDNSNMAAEASKKSREMIPQRRILSDCERNQDNPKGSLPWFLRDSQVSTDLDNGARSSYFMNLDSLQSHSHKFFAKVEMPDGALLTSNQKKEVKGRDSSENLGMKDGVLDKGLNGYISDLRHCIDLNLSLDEEGAPSAPSLPSAIVKIATREIDLEAPAVLESEVDASPKELDSREIDVSQVNSGSPYKECDKIAAEAMIAISSSVEEKLVDDDSFSSLKWFAEVVSLEQGAAASVAMNQRRAGEVEESIPDGMDYFEFMTLKLEDSKEEHHQYEPFVLKAPSDDEAGAALTRRTRRGQSRRGRQRRDFQRDILPGLVTLSRLQVTEDFQAFEELLKAGGATLQSRPSHRGSTRNGRGRKRLATSPTVKTPCSTQAEQPVCQIEERSLAGWGKKTRRLPRQRCPNAFLSFPVKC; translated from the exons ATGGGAACAAAGATACAATCTAATCCGTTTCTGCGGGAATATCACTCTGTCATTGACCTTGATGCAAGCACAAGCAATGCAACGAGATCTTCGTATTATGAAAACGGGAAACTGCAGAATGGAACGAATCCAGACTCAATAATGTCTTTTGACATAGAGAAAGTGAAGCAGACGATTCTCGAGCATGAATCAGTTTTCAGAAACCAG CTCGGAGAACTGCACCGCCTTTATGGAAGGCAACGGGAGCTGATGAACGAGATCAAAAGGAGAGGAATGAACAAAGATGAAGTTGTGGAAGAAAAGTTTAGATTGAGCTATTTGCTCTCTCCCTTCCCTACTGAAAACGCGAAGAGATCATGGAATCCCTCACATAACACCATTTTTCGTGGTGGAACATATAACCTCGGATTTCAAGAAAGATTTTCTAAGTTTCCCGTTGCTGAGAGCACCTCTGAGAAAAGGAACCATCTGGCAGCATGTGATGGAGACGATAAAAACTCTCTTTGTGCTGTTCAGGCATCTCAACACGGTGCCAATGCCTTGACATTTGGTTTGTACAACAGAAACGGTTATCCAGGAGACGAAAGGATAATTAACCCAAGAAATGGAGTTTCTGATAGGCTCGTGCTGTCAAGGGCAGAAATATCTGGGAATTCATGTTCGAACCTCAATCTTGTCACGAAAGATTTCTTCCACGGTTCACTAGATATAATGAATAAGGAAGGCTCACTGAGTATTCGCGGATTGAGGAACGAGAGGAGCGGAAAAGAGCATCTGTCTGATGACTATGCTG TTAATTCTCCAGAGAAAAGGAGAATCGACAAACATTCTTCATTGGGAGACCTCTCCTCTGGAAAGTCGGTGGCGTTTCCTCAATCCCTATTGGTTGAGCCACGAAAAGAATTTTCAAATAGCACATCACTCTCTcggaagaaaaagaagatattTGGAGTTGAAATTTCTGAAGGAAATGATGATGCACTTGATTCGATTCCTAACATGTCAAGTAATTTGGACCGAAGAGCTGGAACTCGTGAAGAGAATCACCGCGTTCCCACCTCGTTGATTGCTGATTCATTCATGCAAAACCTTGGTCTTCATGGAGCAAATCGGAATGAGGGCAACAATGAGAGATCAAAGGCAGAATCAAAAGGTGAAATATCGAGCCAGGAAGGATTGTCGTGTCATTCTGGTACGAAAGGGAAATGGTTGGATAGTGATTCCAAAATAGACTTCAAGAATGTGGATAACTCGAACATGGCTGCAGAAGCCTCTAAGAAGTCACGAGAGATGATTCCTCAACGTCGTATTCTTTCAGACTGTGAAAGAAACCAGGACAATCCTAAAGGATCATTGCCATGGTTTCTTAGAGATTCCCAAGTAAGTACTGACCTCGATAACGGGGCGAGGAGTTCCTATTTTATGAATCTTGACTCGTTGCAAAGCCATTCCCATAAGTTCTTCGCTAAAGTTGAGATGCCCGATGGTGCCTTGCTGACTTCAAATCAGAAGAAGGAAGTCAAGGGTCGTGATTCTAGTGAAAATCTTGGAATGAAAGATGGTGTTTTAGATAAAGGATTGAATGGCTACATATCTGATCTGAGGCATtgcatcgacttgaacttgtctTTGGACGAGGAGGGTGCTCCGTCTGCACCCTCTCTCCCGTCAGCTATCGTGAAAATAGCTACCAGGGAGATAGACTTGGAGGCTCCGGCAGTTCTTGAATCCGAAGTGGATGCATCTCCTAAAGAACTCGACTCAAGGGAAATAGACGTGTCACAAGTAAACTCCGGATCACCTTACAAAGAATGTGACAAAATTGCAGCAGAGGCCATGATTGCTATCTCATCATCTGTGGAAGAGAAACTGGTTGATGATGATTCCTTCTCTAGTCTAAAATGGTTTGCAGAAGTTGTTTCGTTGGAACAAGGTGCTGCTGCAAGCGTTGCAATGAATCAGAGGCGGGCCGGTGAGGTTGAAGAATCGATTCCTGATGGCATGGACTACTTCGAATTCATGACACTAAAGTTGGAAGACTCCAAGGAGGAGCACCATCAATACGAGCCATTCGTGTTGAAGGCTCCGAGTGATGATGAGGCCGGAGCTGCGCTGACCAGAAGGACTCGGAGAGGGCAGTCGAGAAGGGGGAGGCAACGGAGAGACTTCCAGAGGGACATCCTCCCCGGTCTAGTCACACTGTCGCGCCTTCAAGTGACGGAGGATTTTCAGGCGTTCGAGGAGTTGCTGAAGGCCGGAGGTGCTACCTTGCAGTCGAGGCCGTCGCACCGGGGATCCACGAGGAACGGGAGGGGGAGGAAGCGTTTGGCTACGTCTCCGACAGTGAAAACACCTTGCTCGACGCAAGCAGAGCAGCCGGTTTGTCAGATCG